AATGAACTGATTCCGGGTGGAAGCTCAGAAGAGAAACTAAATTTTATTGGCCAGAGCTTTGAGTCGGTGAAGGGCTGGATGGGTAATTTGGTGACTCAAAACGGCCTGACCCAGGAAGGGATTGTGGATCGGCTGGTGCAGGTGGCGGATGTGTCGAAGGATAAGCTCGACTATCTGGGCGCGTTTTTGGATATTGCGGTGAAATACTATTCCCACACGGGCACGCAAACGCTGGCTCGTCGCCTGATTGAGCGGGCCGTGGCGGAGGTTTAGTGGCGGAGATTTAACCAGAAAGGTTTGGGGCGGCGGGCGATCGCCCTCTATCTCTGAATGCCCTCTATCTCCCACATACAGAAACCCATCGGCGCTGTTTCGAGTTTGCTCGCAGCAGCGCTTTTTTATGCTCAGTGCCTTTAATCTTTTCAGCAGTCTTTTCAGCGTCTCTTTTCCCTTTCAAAGATTGCGGGGGCTTGCCAAGCCAACAGCCTTGGGGGATAATCCCCCAAACCCTTTTGCAGGGGACGAAGCGTCCCCCACACCCCCTCCTAAGGGTGTTCTGGTCGTGCTGAGGGATCGCTTCGTATTGCAGGGGCGGCAGGGGGCGATCGCGCATTTCGCCCCATCTCCACCGGCCCATCGCTTCTATCCTTTGTCAACCCCTCTCTTTGGTTCCATCCATCCCTTCCCTCCTGCTAGCCTAAAGACTTGTCGATTTTCCATTTGTGGTGTGAGTAAAGGGCTAAGAGATTGGTTTGCAGGCCGCCCTTGGGCGATGCTGCTCTTGTGGATGGCGCTGGCGGCGTTGGTGCGGTTTGCGTATTTGAGCAGCAAGCCGCCTTGGACGGATGAGTTTTCGACGCTGGTGTTTAGCCTGGGGCACAGTTTTCGCACGGTGCCGCTGGATCAGGTGATTTCGTCAGAGGATCTGCTGTCGCCGCTGCGCCCGGAGCCAGAGGGCACGCCGCAGGACGTGGTGCGCTATCTCATGAGCGAGAGTACGCACCCGCCGGTGTATTTTTTGCTGTCGCATTTCTGGCTGAAGCTGTTTCCGGCGCTGCCGCAGGGGATTGTCAGTGTGTGGGCGGGGCGATCGCTCTCGGTGGTGTTTGCCATCCTCACGGTTCCTGCCATCTACGGGCTGGGTTGGCTGGCAGGGCGATCGCGCTTAGCGGCAAATCTATCTGCCATTCTGTATGCGGTGTCGCCCTATGCGGTATTCCTGGCGCAGGATGCCCGCCACTACACGCTGGCACTGCTGCTGATTACGCTGTCTTTCTGCTGTCTGGTGGTTGCTGTCCGCAAGATGCAGGCAAGACAGCCGATTCCGCTCTGGCTGTGTGCTGGGTGGGTGGCGGTAAATGCGCTGGGTGTAGCGGTTCACTACTTTGTCATGCTGAGTTTGCTGAGCGAGGCGATCGCCCTCCTCTTTTTCTGGCGCTTCCAGGCTCCTGCCCACCGCCACGCTCACCCCAGCTCATCCTTTCTCAATCCCCAACTCCTTGCGGTTGCCTTCCTTTCTCTTGCGGCCTGCCTCGTCTGGCTGCCCGAACTGGCTAGCTCGCAAACCAGCCCCCTCACCGAGTGGATCTTTTACGACCGCAGCGACCTGTTAATGTGGCTAAACCCTATTTTTCAGTTCCTTGCGGCCTGGGTCGTGATGGTAATCTTGCTGCCGCTGGAGGCAGACTTTTTGCCGCTGGCGGCCGTAGCGGCCGTGGTTATGATTGCTTTTCTCCTATGGGTTGTGCCGCTGCTGGTTCGCAGTTTCAAAATGCTGCTCGCCGATCCCCAAACGCGCTGGGCGGTGGTGCTACTGGGTGGGCTGGTGCTGGGCGGCATCGCCGTGATGACGCTGATTACCTACGGACTGGGGCGCGACGTGACGCGGGGCGCACGTTATAACTTCATCTACTTTCCGGCAGCGCTGGCGCTGCTGGGCGCGGCATTGGCGACGCTGTGGAACCGGGGCGGCCTGGCCGATGAGGCAACAACACCGCCTCCCTGGACTTCGCGCCGCTGGTATGCCCCCCGCCACCAGTTTCCTAAAACAGGGAAAACAGCGGTTTTGGGCATCCTATTTCTGGGTTTTCTCAGCGCCCTCTCGGTGGCAGTGAACCTGGGCTATGAAAAGTATTACCGACCCGAGCAACTGGCGGCCCAGATGCGGCAATATACCGAAGCCCCCATCCTCGTCGCCACCGACCACCAAACCCATGTGCAAACGGGCGAAATGATGGGCCTTGCCCGCGAGTTCTTGCTTGCGCCCGATGCCAGCCCCTACACGCTGCCCCGGTTTATCCTGGCGCACGGCGAAAAGAACTCGTTAACCCCCGCTGCCACGCTGAACCAGGCGCTAAGCCAAGTGCCGCGCCCGTTCGACCTGTGGCTCGTCAACTGGCACGCTTCTGAAAACGTGAACCAGCCGGACTGCGCCGCGCAGGAGATTCGCAAAATCTGGATCAATGGCTATAGCTACGACCTGTATCGCTGTCGCTGAGCGCGATGGCGGAATGGCATGATGGCGTTTTGGTGGGGTGTATCCATCCCCCTCCCCTGCTCCCCAATTCAACCCCGCCACGCGGCCCGCGCTATGGCAAAATCAGACAGGAAGCCGATTCCTGTTGTTGCTCTTGCAGAACCATGATTCAACTGCCCAAGCGTTCCTTCACCCGCTGGCTAAAGGCCGGAGCCGTTTCTCTGCTCATGACGCTGCTGCTGGTGGGATGGGGAGCCGCCCATAGCAACTTAGCGGCGATCGCCCTCCCCCAGGGCAACGCCATCACCGACGGCCGCGCCATTTTGCGCTACGCCCTGCCGATTAGCAACAAGCCCGTGCGCCAGTTGCAAACGCTGCTCGAAGACTTGTCTACGCCCCTCCGCATCAGCCGCACCAGCCTCAACGCCATCAACCCCAAGCTGTCGCAGATGGAGCGAATTCTAAACACGAAGCAAAAGGAACTGCTGGCTAGCGTGCCAGCCGATCGCCAAGCGGCGGCTGGGCTGCTGATTACCCAGCTAGAAATGGGCATCAACGCCATGCGGAGTGCCGTTGAAGAAAACAACAAAGCTGCCCTGTGGGAAAAGCGCTCTGAACTGCTCGACATGGTGGGGCAGCTCGAAGAACTCATGGTCGCCCAGTTCCCCTACGAAGTGCCGGAAGAATACAGCAACCTGCCCCAGCTCAAGGGACGCGCCACCATCAGCATCAAAACCGACAAGGGCGATATGGTGGCCGTGGTGGATGGCTACAATGCTCCGGTTACAGCAGGCAACTTTGTCGATCTCGTTCAGCGTGGTTTCTATGACGGGCTAAAGTTCACCCGCGCTGAAGACTTCTATGTGCTGCAAATTGGCGATCCGCCAGGTCCCGAAGACGGCTTCATCGACCCCAAAACCAAGCAAGAGCGCAAGATTCCCCTGGAAGTGATGGTGCAGGGCGACAAAGCCCCCACCTACGGCATTACGCTGGAGGACGCGGGGCGCTATCTGGATCAGCCTGTGCTGCCCTTTTCTGCCTTTGGTGCCCTCGGCATGGCCCACCCCGACAGCGACCCCAACGGCGGCTCCTCTCAGTTCTTTTTCTTCCTATTTGAACCCGAACTCACCCCTGCTGGGCTAAACCTGCTAGACGGCCGCTACTCCATCTTCGGCTACGTCGTCGAAGGCAAAGAAGTGCTGGAAAAACTGAAGGCAGGTGACGCGATCCAGTCGATGAAAGTGATTTCGGGCTTAGAGAATTTGGTAGAACCATAATCCCCCACTTTAGTTTGGACTAACTGGCATCACAATAATGCTCAACAGGATGCCATAAAGAATCTGCTCAACCGTTCATAACAGTTGAACTTAAGGAATTGGATACAATCCTGCTCGCAGTTAAGCTGCTGTTGCAACCGGACTGTTCAGGGATTGTTCGGATGTCTTGCGTTTCGAGGCTCGTTTTTTGACCATCGGATAGCAGGGACGAGGAGTTGGCTTGTGCCCCTTGCCTCGTCCTGGCGATTTACCACGAGGTTTAGGCGCAGGAGCAGGGGTGCCAATCGCTGCCAAAATGCCTGCAAACGCTTGTGCGACCCGACCCGGAGTCAACGTTTCTTGCGGTGCCTGCCAGGGCAAGGGGTGGTCAGTACAGTCCTTTCGCGCTAACCACAACTGCCAACTGAGCAACGGCATCAGGCTGCTCCACTGTTCGGTTGCCGATACAGAACTGAACTGGGGATGTGTCCAATATAGCCTCTGCTTGGCAAAGCGATACCAGTGTTCAATGGCAAAGCGACGGAGGTAGTGCAACCACAGGGTTTCTAACGGAGGCATCTGCTCACCCAGCCAAACTAACCACAAAGGAGCCAAGCGTCGCGTGCTGCTCTGTGTCTCCAGCACCTCCACGCGCAACACTTCCATTGCCCGTTTGGGGGATTTGCGGAAATGGTATGCACTCCAACGACTGACCCGCACTCGTCCCCAGTTGGGATCATCGACTTCAACGGTTTCGACCGGGACACTCCAAGTGTCAGGGTCATTGAGTTTCATCTTATGTCCATGCTTGGCAGGTGCGCCTCGCCCTCGATACGCTGGGGGCGCGCCATAGACACATCGATTGGATGTAACCCGCAGCAGCAAGTCTGCCTCAATCCCTGCCGTTTGGTTGACAAAACTGGCATTGCCGTACCCTCGGTCGTAGATCGCCAACGGACGCACCGCTAACTGCCGAGTCACTTGTTTGAGTTGGAATGCCGCTTTACTGGCGGGTGTTTCAAAGCTGGTGATGCGCTCATGCCGCAATGGTAATGCCCAACTGCCCCTGTCTTCAGCAATCCAGGCTAAGGTACTGTAGTTTTGTCCGGCTATCGGGGCATGTCCTGTTCTGCCTGATAAGGTGCGGTCTTTCAAACGCCTGGCAGCAGGACGGTTCCACCGACTCGCATCACCTGCCAACAACGGTTGCTGCTGAGTCGGTATCTGCTGCACCAACAGCTTCAGCACCTTTGATCGGGGTAGGCGGCTATCGCGCAACGCTTCATAGGTGCTCGACCACTGGCGACGAAAGACAGGACTCTGCGATAGCCTCACAAACGACACGATGCACGCACTCACTAACACGGCATCCATCAGATCAAACAGGGCATCTCTGGCGTTTCCCAAGCTGGCATACAACGTTTGGCGAAATTGCTGAAGTTCGTTGAAAATCATGGGGTCAATGTTGGTTGTACTTCATTGACCTTACGGCAGTCGGTGCTTCTCATTGACTGCCTTCCTCTTCACCATTAGTCCAAACTAAAGTCCCCCAGCCCGCCGGGCCAAAACCTCCCCTTGCGCCGCCTCGCCCACCTCCCCATTCCGCTCCGCATCGGCAGTCTGCTGTTGGTGCTGTTGGGCCTATGGCTGCCCTACGTTGCGCTGGTCTACGCCCTTGTAGACGACGCAAATACCGTCAGCATTTTGGTAATGCCCGTGCTGTTTGGGTTGTTTTTTGGGCTGCTGTGGGCGTGGGGGCGCTGGGTCTATGGGCGGCGGGGCGGGTTCGCGCACTATGGTCTAGTGGGGACGCGGGCAATGGGTCGAGAACTGCTGCAAGGGCTGGGCATGGGTTTTTGCAGCCTCCTGTTTTTATTTGTCCTCATGAACGGGTTGGGCTGGGCAACCTGGCGATCGCCCGCCGTTCCCATTCCGCGCCTTTTGCTGGAGGGGCTGGGGGTGGGTCTAGGCTATGGGCTGGCGGAGGAAACCGTCTTTCGCGGCTGGCTGCTGGATGAACTGGAGCGCGACTATGCCCCCCGTACAGCGCTTTGGGTCAACGCACTGACCTTTGCCGTGTTGCACTTTATCCGCCCGCTAAATGAGGTGGTGGCTACCGCGCCCCAGTTTTTTGGGCTGGTGTTGCTGGGGCTGCTGCTGGTGTGGGCGAAGCGGCAGACCGGGCGACTGGGCCTGTCGATTGGGCTACACGGCGGCATGGTCTGGGGCTATTATCTGGTGAATGTCGGCGCGTTGATTCGCTACACCGGGCAAGCACCCGAATGGATGACGGGCATTAACCAAAATCCTCTGGCCGGCGTACTGGGGTTTCTCTGTCTGGGCGGGCTGGCGCTCAGCGTGCGATCGCGCGTTTTCCATCAATCTTCTAATCAATCTTCTAAATAATCCTCCCCGCTACCGCATCTCCTCATCGCCCCACCCACCCGATACAATAGACGAAACCCCAGGGACACCCTTACCCCCGCCCAGACATGCCAGAAAGCTATAGCGATCGCCCCATCTCCAGCCGATCCAGCCGACCAAGCCAGTCTAGCCGCATCGAGTCTTCCTATAGCTTGCCGCCTGCGGTGCAACGAGTGGCGCTAGCGTTTCGGCGCACGGGCTGGATTAGCTTTTGGGCGCAGCTTGTGCCGGGGGTAATCTCGGCTGGGTCGCTAATTTTTGCAAGTTTCGGACTGGCTGCTGCAACCACAACCCCCGGCGTGCCCTCGCCCACCTCGACCGAAACGGGTACGGGTGCATTTTTCTCGATGCTGGGGCTGATTGCTCTGGCCGCCAGCGTCTTCTGGGCCTTTCGCTATGCCCGACTGGGTCGCCGCCTCCAGACTGCCGATACGCGGGTGCGCCCCAAGCGCGGCGAGGCATTTCAGCTTTTGCGCGTGGGGCTGATGATCAATCTGGCAGGAATGCTGCTCACGTTTCTGGGCGCACAGGCCATCATCGGGTCGCTGGTGATCAAGGCATCGGCCCAGGGGTTTGCTATTTTTTCGGGCAGCGCCGCCCGTTTTGTGAATCCGCTGGATATGCTGCTGGTGCTGGCGACGACCAACATCAACATGGCGCACTTTATCGGCATCGTCGCCTCGCTCTGGCTGCTGCGCGTGATGAGCCGCAGCTAGAAGCGTTTGGTGTCGAGCCTTGGTGTTAAGCCGATGACTTGGCAGGGTTTGGGCGATCGCCCAAATTCCAGACTCCCGTCATCGCCCAAGCTGAGCTAAGCAAACCCCACTGCACAAACATCACCAGCTAAAATCGAGCGGCATGGGCAGCGGCCAGGGCTTGCCCTTGTAGAACAGCAGTTGATACACATGTAGACTGCCGTAGCGAAACGAGGCCTCAAAGGATTGCAGGTAGAGATACCACATCCGCAGAAATTTCTCGTCGTAGGTGTCGCCCAGGGCGGCGATAGTGTCTCGGTTGCAGACGAGGTTTTCGGCCCAGCGCTTCATCGTTTCGGCATAGTGGGGCTTGAGGTTTTCACAATGGGCAACCGCAAGCTTGGCAGCCCATAGCTCCTGGGTCAGCTCATGCAGTTGGGGCGCATAGCCGCCAGGAAAGATATACTTGTCCACCCAGGCTCCGTTGCGCTCGTTGCTCTGGGTAACGATGGTGTGCAGCAGCCCAGCACCCCCCGGCTTCAGCAGCGCGTTAGCCTGCTGCATAAAGGTGGCAAAGCTGCCCTTGCCGACATGCTCAAACATACCAATGCTGACGAACTTGTCGAATTGTCCGTGAAACTCCCGATAGTCGGCAATTTTAATCGTGAGGCGATCGCCCAATCCGCGCTGCTCGATTCGCTCCTGCGCCAGTTTCGCCTGCTCCACGCTGAGGGTAATGCCCGTTCCCGACACGCCGTAGCGCTCCGCCGCGTAGATCAACATGCCACCCCAGCCGCAACCGATATCCACCAGAGCTTCGCCAGATTTTAACCCCAGCTTTTTGCAAATCAGCTCATATTTTTGCAACTGCATGGTTTCCAACGAGTCGCTCTCGTGGCGGCGATAGCCACAGGAATAGGTGAGCGTCGGATCGAGAAACTGCTGATAAAAGTCGTTGCCCAGGTCGTAGTGATGCTGCACGTTTTTGCGGCTGTTTTGAATCAACACGGGCACGGTTTTCAAGCGCTGGGTTAGCACCTTGAACAGCAGCGGCAGCGTCACCTTGCGGCTGGCTTTGGAATAGACATTGTTGCGATAAAACAGCCCAATGAGTTCTACCAGGTTGTGGTTCGCTTCATCCCACCAGCCATCCATGTAGGCTTCGCAAAAGCCCAGCGTGCCAAAAGATAGGACGCGATCGTAAGTGCCGGGATGGTGGATGATCAGCCGCAGCGGCTCTGACGCGCCCACCCGTCCAAAGCGAAACTCCTGCCCCGCTGGGTTGACCACCGTAAAGTCGGCAGCATCGATCAAGCTAAAAAGCTGGTAGAGATAGCGCTCTCCGCTGGGCAGCTTGCTCCAGTCGGCGATCGCCCCTGTCGCGTCTGAACGAGTCGCTGCATCTGGCTGCGAGGTCTGCCGTTCGACCGAAGAAACGGGTTTTGTCATACAAATACCTGCAAGAAACAGTTTTGTGAGAGTTTGTGAGAGTTTGTGAGAGTTCGTGAGAGCTTGTGAGAATTTGCGAAAAAATTACCGACTAGGACGTTCGCAGGGGAGGCATAAAACGCCGATACCCCTAGCCCCCTTCTTCCAGGGGAGAATGCTAGAAGCTCCCTTATTAAGGGGGTTTGGGGGATCTCGCTGCGTCAGTTCTGTTCTATTGATTCGCTTTAAAGGCGGGCATGGTTTTCACCTGCGTCGCCAGCCCCACCGCTTGCAGGGCGCGAATCACCAGCCAGGCCACGTCAATCTCCCACCAGCGCTGCCCAAACTGAGCCGAGGCCTGGAACGCATGGTGGTTATTGTGCCAGCCTTCGCCAAAGGTGAGCAGCGCCACCCACCAGCAGTTTGTCGCGCGATCGCCCGTCTGATACGTCCGATAGCCCACCATGTGGCAGGCGCTGTTGACAAAGAAGGTGCTGTGGAAGCCCACAAACAGTCGCACAAAAATCCCCCACACCAGGAACGGCATCCCGCCCAGCACGTAGAGCAGCACCGCCAACGCCACCTGCATCCAGATGTAGTTGCGATGGCAAAAGCGATAAACCGGGTCTTTGGCAATATCCTTGGTGTAGCGGGCAAGCTGAGACTGGCTCGGCACTTGATGCATCAGCCAGCCGATGTGGCACCACCAAAAGCCCAGGCTAGAGTCATGGGGGTCGCCGGCCTCGTCCGAGTGCAGGTGGTGCATCCGGTGATAGC
The Thermoleptolyngbya sichuanensis A183 DNA segment above includes these coding regions:
- a CDS encoding DUF3611 family protein, which gives rise to MPESYSDRPISSRSSRPSQSSRIESSYSLPPAVQRVALAFRRTGWISFWAQLVPGVISAGSLIFASFGLAAATTTPGVPSPTSTETGTGAFFSMLGLIALAASVFWAFRYARLGRRLQTADTRVRPKRGEAFQLLRVGLMINLAGMLLTFLGAQAIIGSLVIKASAQGFAIFSGSAARFVNPLDMLLVLATTNINMAHFIGIVASLWLLRVMSRS
- a CDS encoding peptidylprolyl isomerase, translated to MIQLPKRSFTRWLKAGAVSLLMTLLLVGWGAAHSNLAAIALPQGNAITDGRAILRYALPISNKPVRQLQTLLEDLSTPLRISRTSLNAINPKLSQMERILNTKQKELLASVPADRQAAAGLLITQLEMGINAMRSAVEENNKAALWEKRSELLDMVGQLEELMVAQFPYEVPEEYSNLPQLKGRATISIKTDKGDMVAVVDGYNAPVTAGNFVDLVQRGFYDGLKFTRAEDFYVLQIGDPPGPEDGFIDPKTKQERKIPLEVMVQGDKAPTYGITLEDAGRYLDQPVLPFSAFGALGMAHPDSDPNGGSSQFFFFLFEPELTPAGLNLLDGRYSIFGYVVEGKEVLEKLKAGDAIQSMKVISGLENLVEP
- a CDS encoding type II CAAX endopeptidase family protein; protein product: MRRLAHLPIPLRIGSLLLVLLGLWLPYVALVYALVDDANTVSILVMPVLFGLFFGLLWAWGRWVYGRRGGFAHYGLVGTRAMGRELLQGLGMGFCSLLFLFVLMNGLGWATWRSPAVPIPRLLLEGLGVGLGYGLAEETVFRGWLLDELERDYAPRTALWVNALTFAVLHFIRPLNEVVATAPQFFGLVLLGLLLVWAKRQTGRLGLSIGLHGGMVWGYYLVNVGALIRYTGQAPEWMTGINQNPLAGVLGFLCLGGLALSVRSRVFHQSSNQSSK
- a CDS encoding SAM-dependent methyltransferase — its product is MTKPVSSVERQTSQPDAATRSDATGAIADWSKLPSGERYLYQLFSLIDAADFTVVNPAGQEFRFGRVGASEPLRLIIHHPGTYDRVLSFGTLGFCEAYMDGWWDEANHNLVELIGLFYRNNVYSKASRKVTLPLLFKVLTQRLKTVPVLIQNSRKNVQHHYDLGNDFYQQFLDPTLTYSCGYRRHESDSLETMQLQKYELICKKLGLKSGEALVDIGCGWGGMLIYAAERYGVSGTGITLSVEQAKLAQERIEQRGLGDRLTIKIADYREFHGQFDKFVSIGMFEHVGKGSFATFMQQANALLKPGGAGLLHTIVTQSNERNGAWVDKYIFPGGYAPQLHELTQELWAAKLAVAHCENLKPHYAETMKRWAENLVCNRDTIAALGDTYDEKFLRMWYLYLQSFEASFRYGSLHVYQLLFYKGKPWPLPMPLDFSW
- a CDS encoding NF041680 family putative transposase; the protein is MIFNELQQFRQTLYASLGNARDALFDLMDAVLVSACIVSFVRLSQSPVFRRQWSSTYEALRDSRLPRSKVLKLLVQQIPTQQQPLLAGDASRWNRPAARRLKDRTLSGRTGHAPIAGQNYSTLAWIAEDRGSWALPLRHERITSFETPASKAAFQLKQVTRQLAVRPLAIYDRGYGNASFVNQTAGIEADLLLRVTSNRCVYGAPPAYRGRGAPAKHGHKMKLNDPDTWSVPVETVEVDDPNWGRVRVSRWSAYHFRKSPKRAMEVLRVEVLETQSSTRRLAPLWLVWLGEQMPPLETLWLHYLRRFAIEHWYRFAKQRLYWTHPQFSSVSATEQWSSLMPLLSWQLWLARKDCTDHPLPWQAPQETLTPGRVAQAFAGILAAIGTPAPAPKPRGKSPGRGKGHKPTPRPCYPMVKKRASKRKTSEQSLNSPVATAA
- a CDS encoding acyl-CoA desaturase; protein product: MTDAHFNVPRLRWDVISFTLFLHLAALLAFVPAFFSWSAVALAVFLHFVTIGLGISLGFHRLATHRSLKVPQWLEYFLIICGTLAGQGAVKGWVGYHRMHHLHSDEAGDPHDSSLGFWWCHIGWLMHQVPSQSQLARYTKDIAKDPVYRFCHRNYIWMQVALAVLLYVLGGMPFLVWGIFVRLFVGFHSTFFVNSACHMVGYRTYQTGDRATNCWWVALLTFGEGWHNNHHAFQASAQFGQRWWEIDVAWLVIRALQAVGLATQVKTMPAFKANQ
- a CDS encoding glycosyltransferase family 39 protein; its protein translation is MLLLWMALAALVRFAYLSSKPPWTDEFSTLVFSLGHSFRTVPLDQVISSEDLLSPLRPEPEGTPQDVVRYLMSESTHPPVYFLLSHFWLKLFPALPQGIVSVWAGRSLSVVFAILTVPAIYGLGWLAGRSRLAANLSAILYAVSPYAVFLAQDARHYTLALLLITLSFCCLVVAVRKMQARQPIPLWLCAGWVAVNALGVAVHYFVMLSLLSEAIALLFFWRFQAPAHRHAHPSSSFLNPQLLAVAFLSLAACLVWLPELASSQTSPLTEWIFYDRSDLLMWLNPIFQFLAAWVVMVILLPLEADFLPLAAVAAVVMIAFLLWVVPLLVRSFKMLLADPQTRWAVVLLGGLVLGGIAVMTLITYGLGRDVTRGARYNFIYFPAALALLGAALATLWNRGGLADEATTPPPWTSRRWYAPRHQFPKTGKTAVLGILFLGFLSALSVAVNLGYEKYYRPEQLAAQMRQYTEAPILVATDHQTHVQTGEMMGLAREFLLAPDASPYTLPRFILAHGEKNSLTPAATLNQALSQVPRPFDLWLVNWHASENVNQPDCAAQEIRKIWINGYSYDLYRCR